The nucleotide sequence GAGGCAAACACCCCTTCCATAAAGCTTGAAAGCCCCAAGGCCAGAATGCCGATCTTGACGTAAACGGTGATCGCGGTCATCGCGCCGCCACCGCCGGCAGCCTGAAGCATGCGACGGTATTCTTCTTTTGTGCGGGTGATATAGTGCTCGCCGGTTTCAGCAGCCCGTTCAACCACTTTTCGCGCCAGCAAAGAAATGTTCTGGGACAGAAGCGATGAAATACTGCGCAGTTCCTGATTTTCCTCGATCAGCTTTGAAAGGAAGCTGGTGACTTTTTTAGAGTCCACGCGCTCGTTAAGCAAAATCTCAAGCAGGCTGTCAACCCGCTGCAAATAGGTGCGAAGACGAGCCAGCTGGAAAACAAGATCGACACTGACCCCGTATTCGTCCAGATGCTTGTGCACCTGCACCAGTTCACGACGACACTCCCAGATGATCATGCGAAAGCGCGAGGCTTTTTCCAAAGCCAGATTGCGATCCCCGGCATGATAGGCATTCATAAACTCTTCAAGACCGCGCACCATCGCAAAGAACGCGGAATCACGGAAGTTCGGCTTATCCAGACGATAGCGAATCGCCGGTGACAGCCCAATGGCGCGCACCTGAATGACCAGATACACCAGCGCATCTTCCAGATCCATGCCGAAGCGGTTCCAGTCTTTTTCATCAGAGCCGACTTCGTAATTGAAAAGCTCCACCAGACGATCAAAGGTCGACGGATCAATAGAGGCCACCCACAAAGGGTCATCTTTTTCCGGGAACAGAGCCCAAAACAAATACCCCAATTCATGATCCAGCGGCGGAGTCGGCAGCATCTTCATCATCAGACGATCAGAAAGCTCGCTCCAAAGCCCCACTTCCCGGGGAAGGCCGGTTTCGGTGTAAAGCTCAAGCCCGCTGACTTCGTGGACCACGGTTCTAAGAATCACCGCGACAGATTTTTTCCATTGAGGATTGCGCTCCAGAACCATCAGCAGGTAACGCAGACGAGCCACCGGCAGACGACCGGTTTCTTTTTCAATATGCGCGTCTACAGCGCCTTCATAGCGAACCCACTGCAGCAGCCGAACCAGCCACTGGAGCTGATCTTCCAGCTGTTTCTGTTCTGAGGCCGAGCCTAAAAGCACATCCAGGTCACTGTGAACCTTGCTGCTTCTTTTGTACTGAATGAACCGATTTCGGAAGGCTTTGATCTTTGTAAACATATAGAAAGTTTACAGAATCCCATTTCAAAGGCACGCGGGATTCTGCCCAAAGATGCGTTGCGCAACGCAACCATTTGTGGCATTTCTCCCCATCCCTCACCGTGCTAAAAGTTCGCTATGCGAAACGGTCTGATTTTCACCCTTATTTTGATGTTCTCTCAAATCTCTATGGGAGCTGATAAAATCACCAGCCTTTCAGGGCTTGATGTGCTTAACAGCGAAACAAAGACGTTTGCCACCGCCGGACACAAGGCCACGGTCATCGTGTTTCTTTCAGCAAAGTGCCCTTGTTCTGCCAGCCATGAAACTTTGCTAAAGGACCTCAGCCAGCAGTACAAAGAATTCCAGTTCATCGGCATTCACTCCAACTCGGACGAAACTCTTGAAGAAACACAAAATCATTTCCGCGAAGCCAAGCTGCTGTTCCCGGTGATTCAGGATTCTCGCAGCCAGTGGGCCAACAAACTGGGCGCCTTGAAAACCCCTCATGCCTTTGTTTTAAGCCCTGCCGGAGAAATGCTTTATCACGGTGGTGTGACGGACAGTCATGTAGGCCCTACTGCCAAAAAGCAGTTCCTGAAAGAAGTCCTTGAAGACCTGCAGGCCGAAAAGCCTTCTCGCCACAAAGAAGGGCGCGCCCTGGGTTGTTACATCCAAAGAGCGGACGAAGCATGAAGCATCTGATTTTGCTTTTAGCCCTGAGCCTTTGTGCCTGCGCCCGCCCCGATTATCTGCCGGAAACACCCGCGGCGAACAACGAACAGAATGATCCTCAGTCAACCTGCCCGATCTTTTTCAGCAAAGAAAATATCTGTGCTGAGCTGATCTGGAAACAAAACCCCACCAGCACGGATTTTTCTGAATTTGAACTTCGTTTCAACTCTGCGGTGGCGATTGAAAATCTGTCCGTGATTCTGTGGATGCCATCCATGGGGCATGGCTCATCCCCGGTGAAAATCGAATCCCTTGGAGACGGCAGGTTCCGTGTCTTTAAGGTCTTTTTCATCATGCCCGGTGACTGGGAAATTCGCATCGTTCTGAAAGCCACCCAAACAACCCTGGATCAGGTCTTTGTACCTTTGGTGGTGCCTTAGATGAAACTGCTGGCATTGGCTTTGTTTTTCGCAAGCTCTCCGACTATGGCAGCCAGTTGCTGTGGCGGCAGCTTTTCATTTCCCGCTTTGATTCTGGGGGATGACAAGGCTCAGATCACCGGAACCATTAGCCAGTCTGAAATCACCGATGATGTCTTATCCAGCGGCAAATGGATCCGCCGCAAAGATGACAATCGCGCGCAGATGCTAAAACTTGAAGGGGCTGTTCTTTTTAGCGACAGCCTTCAAGGGGGTTTTTCCCTGCCCGTGCATTCCAAAAACAGCCGCACCTCTGACACCAACTCAGGCCTTGGGGATGTGTCGCTGTACCTGGGGCATGAAACTTTCCCCGAGCTGACTTATTCAGCCTGGAAACCCCGCGGGGTCACGTTCCTGCAATGGACCCTGCCGACAAGTCCATCCATTTATGACAGCGCTTTGAATGCTTCGGATATTCGGGGTCGGGGCTTTTATTCTTTGGGGGCGGGACTTGCGCTGATCAAAGCCTGGAAAGTATGGGATTTTAATTTCAGTTCTGAACTTCACAGATCATTTGAAAGAACCGCTTCCGGTGACGCCTACAACGGTGAAGCCACCATCCGTCCGGGCTGGGGCACGACGCAAAGCCTGGGTGTTGGCTGGAATCGCGGGGACTTCCGCTTGGGAAGCTCTTTGGCGTTTCTTTATGAAGAGGCTATTACCATCAGCGGTTCAACAACTTCGCAAGGGCATGCGCAAA is from Bdellovibrio bacteriovorus str. Tiberius and encodes:
- a CDS encoding site-specific recombinase, translating into MFTKIKAFRNRFIQYKRSSKVHSDLDVLLGSASEQKQLEDQLQWLVRLLQWVRYEGAVDAHIEKETGRLPVARLRYLLMVLERNPQWKKSVAVILRTVVHEVSGLELYTETGLPREVGLWSELSDRLMMKMLPTPPLDHELGYLFWALFPEKDDPLWVASIDPSTFDRLVELFNYEVGSDEKDWNRFGMDLEDALVYLVIQVRAIGLSPAIRYRLDKPNFRDSAFFAMVRGLEEFMNAYHAGDRNLALEKASRFRMIIWECRRELVQVHKHLDEYGVSVDLVFQLARLRTYLQRVDSLLEILLNERVDSKKVTSFLSKLIEENQELRSISSLLSQNISLLARKVVERAAETGEHYITRTKEEYRRMLQAAGGGGAMTAITVYVKIGILALGLSSFMEGVFASFNYALSFVAIHLAGFTLGTKQPAMTAPALAAKMQDVDSEKGMNDLVTDITHIIRSQVAAISGNVMFVIPCVILIDALFFMLFGGHLMSHEKAVYAFKSVDVFGPALIFAAFTGILLWLSSLTSGWADNWFALNSLRKTLARSPTLKAIFGKRGARSIAVFFENNISGLVGNISLGILLGMTPEIMKFIGLHLDVRHVTLSSGTLGGALPVLGVDFMKSWEFWRAVIGIFFIGALNVLVSFGMALWVAIKARGIKPPQRKAIRKAVMKRFFSSPLSFFLPVGATVPKSSNGNHGH
- a CDS encoding thioredoxin-like domain-containing protein gives rise to the protein MRNGLIFTLILMFSQISMGADKITSLSGLDVLNSETKTFATAGHKATVIVFLSAKCPCSASHETLLKDLSQQYKEFQFIGIHSNSDETLEETQNHFREAKLLFPVIQDSRSQWANKLGALKTPHAFVLSPAGEMLYHGGVTDSHVGPTAKKQFLKEVLEDLQAEKPSRHKEGRALGCYIQRADEA
- a CDS encoding FixH family protein; translated protein: MKHLILLLALSLCACARPDYLPETPAANNEQNDPQSTCPIFFSKENICAELIWKQNPTSTDFSEFELRFNSAVAIENLSVILWMPSMGHGSSPVKIESLGDGRFRVFKVFFIMPGDWEIRIVLKATQTTLDQVFVPLVVP